From the genome of Hevea brasiliensis isolate MT/VB/25A 57/8 unplaced genomic scaffold, ASM3005281v1 Scaf57, whole genome shotgun sequence, one region includes:
- the LOC110639242 gene encoding GTP-binding protein BRASSINAZOLE INSENSITIVE PALE GREEN 2, chloroplastic, which produces MAILLSAGSATKLSSKLLNYNGSIQEVSSTARTNFTGLSTETKTHCKRYSFVNLAVRNHTSVELKQGNHAKLAPRKGGRDLVLSEGREDDDNYGPICPGCGIFMQDKDPNLPGYYQKRKVTIEEIEVAEDEEEEIKDDFVGFEEEQSENRIEGKVEDSEGDMDNLEEGEELDWDSDEFEAMLEKEDDVLDLDGFTPAGVGYGNITEEIIDKERKKKEKRKVSKAEKKRMAREAKKDKDEVTVCARCHSLRNYGQVKNQTAENLIPDFDFDRLIANRLIKSSGSGNATVVIMVVDCIDFDGSFPRRAAMSLFNTFEGAKNDPKAGKKLPKLVLAATKVDLLPSQISPTRLDRWVRHRARAGGAPKLSGVYLVSARKDLGVRNLLSFVKELAGPRGNVWVIGSQNAGKSTLINAFAKKGGAKITKLTEAPVPGTTLGILRIGGILSAKAKMYDTPGLLHPYLISMRLNRDEEKMVEIRKELQPRTYRMKVGQAVHVGGLLRLDLNQASVETIYVTVWASPSVSLHLGKIENADDFWGNHVGVRLQPPVGKERATELGKWEGREIKVAGASWDVNSIDIAVAGLGWFSLGLKGEATATLWTYDGIEITLREPLVLDRAQFLERPGFWLPKAISDAIGNQSKLESQKRKMLQEKSVESISELSA; this is translated from the exons ATGGCAATTTTGTTATCTGCAGGTTCTGCAACCAAGCTAAGCTCCAAGCTTCTCAACTATAATGGTAGCATACAAGAAGTGTCATCAACTGCTCGCACTAATTTCACAG GCTTGAGCACAGAGACCAAGACACACTGCAAGAGATATTCATTTGTTAATTTAGCTGTTAGGAACCATACAAGTGTTGAATTAAAACAGGGAAATCATGCTAAATTAGCGCCAAGGAAAGGGGGTAGGGACCTAGTTTTAAGCGAGGGAAGAGAAGATGATGACAACTATGGGCCTATTTGCCCTGGTTGTGGGATCTTTATGCAAGATAAAGACCCAAACCTTCCTGGGTATTATCAGAAAAGAAAAGTTACcattgaagaaattgaagtagcAGAGGATGAGGAAGAGGAAATTAAAGATGACTTTGTAGGGTTTGAGGAAGAACAGTCTGAGAATAGAATTGAAGGTAAAGTTGAGGATAGTGAAGGGGATATGGATAATTTGGAAGAGGGTGAAGAGTTGGATTGGGATTCTGATGAATTTGAAGCAATGTTAGAAAAAGAAGATGATGTTTTGGATTTGGATGGTTTCACTCCTGCAGGTGTTGGGTATGGTAACATCACTGAGGAGATAATagacaaagaaaggaagaaaaaggaaaaaaggaagGTGTCAAAAGCAGAGAAGAAGAGGATGGCAAGGGAGGCCAAAAAGGACAAGGATGAGGTTACAGTGTGTGCTCGATGTCACTCTTTGAGGAATTATGGGCAGGTTAAGAACCAAACAGCTGAAAATTTGATACCTGACTTTGATTTTGATAGATTGATTGCAAATAGGTTGATAAAATCAAGTGGTAGTGGCAACGCTACTGTTGTTATCATGGTTGTTGattgtattgattttgatggCTCATTTCCTAGACGGGCGGCAATGTCCTTGTTCAATACATTTGAAGGAGCCAAAAATGACCCTAAAGCTGGCAAAAAGTTGCCTAAGCTCGTTCTTGCAGCTACAAAGGTTGATCTTCTCCCATCACAAATTTCACCTACTAGATTAGATAGATGGGTTAGGCACCGCGCTAGGGCAGGAGGGGCACCTAAGCTAAGTGGAGTTTATTTGGTTAGTGCTCGTAAGGATTTGGGTGTGAGGAATTTGTTGTCATTTGTCAAGGAATTGGCTGGTCCTCGAGGGAATGTATGGGTTATTGGGTCTCAAAATGCAGGCAAGTCCACTCTAATCAATGCTTTTGCAAAGAAAGGAGGGGCCAAAATAACAAAGCTCACAGAAGCTCCAGTTCCTGGAACAACACTTGGGATTCTGAGAATTGGAGGGATTTTGTCTGCCAAGGCAAAGATGTATGACACTCCCGGGCTTCTGCATCCATATCTAATTTCCATGAGATTGAATAGAGATGAGGAAAAAATGGTTGAAATAAGGAAGGAGCTACAACCTCGAACGTACAGGATGAAG GTTGGACAGGCTGTACATGTTGGTGGCTTGCTGCGACTAGACCTTAATCAAGCTTCTGTAGAAACAATTTATGTCACTGTTTGGGCATCACCAAGTGTTTCTCTGCACTTGGGGAAGATAGAAAATGCTGATGATTTCTGGGGAAACCATGTTGGGGTTCGATTACAG CCTCCAGTGGGCAAAGAAAGAGCTACTGAGTTGGGCAAATGGGAAGGGAGAGAAATCAAAGTGGCTGGAGCGAGCTGGGATGTGAATAGCATTGATATTGCAGTAGCTGGCTTAGGTTGGTTTTCTTTGGGTCTCAAAGGTGAAGCAACTGCAACACTGTGGACATATGATGGTATTGAGATCACTTTGAGAGAACCTTTGGTTCTTGACCGAGCACAATTCCTTGAGAGACCTGGATTCTGGCTACCAAAGGCTATATCTGATGCTATTGGCAACCAATCTAAACTTGAATCCCAAAAAAGGAAAATGCTTCAAGAGAAGAGTGTGGAATCTATTTCAGAGTTGTCTGCTTGA